ATGTCTACTGTTCTACattgttttattgaatacaataacattttggtATTGGCTGATGTATTGTACTTTAGACAAAAAATACTGAAACTGCATTCAAGTTCCTTAATTTAGgctatttaaccctttgaaccccaggcgacgaaatatcgtcgccgagaaaaTATGTGAAGATCCCAGCGGCGACGATGTATTATCGCCAATGAAgatgcgagaatccccgggcgatgtaatatcgtcgccatggtatatgcgtttaatacatatttatttgaaaccgtaaaatacttattttaagagtattaatacatatctatgagtattttagtaaaatacaaattttttgttagtaatatagtgtatttaaaataacatctatgctcaaaaaaaaatattactctttgttactacagctgtatttgtttacaaagcggTCTAATGTTACGTATAATATTGTCTTTGTGTGTGTGAATtgagttaaatgttgtaattgaggactgtttttagtcactttttctttagttttaatcttatagtaataatcagttcTGTGAAAAATGAGtgacaacattgtaaatcacCCGAGTGAATTGGACAGACAACTGGATGTTGACCTATCAGATGACAATTGGTCTGACGTCTCATCAATTTTCAGTGATGACACTGATGTTGATCCTACCTATAGGCCAACTATCTCGGACTCAGATGACGAATAAATGCCATTTAGTCAGCTATCTACTTCTCGCAGTAACGCCGCCGCTAGGCCTACTCGGGACAATGACCAACCGGCCTCAGTGAGATCGCGGTTgcaaaatctttatctttagagatATCTTTAGATATATCTTAagatttatatatctttatatatctttagatttgatttgatttgatatactgtatatatatataaaattgtttttgtactaacatacataaaactaaatttagaaaaataaaatgtgggttcCCATAGtaaaaagttttcttattttttaattaaaaaatcttaaaatctattttttacctaaaaatgtataaacatatattttaatgttgttaaacaacttttatacttcagactaaactttttctgtgtacacaatttcattctggacattttggtgtgtaatacaagacaatagcataaaaaatagcaaaaatattaatttttttacaaacagtatgcaatacagctgtttctgctccggggattttctgtagttcttaggtcaaatggttttggtacgtttttcccaccatcaatattttggtctggggttcaaagggttaaacttGCCCTccaattattactataatttacatTCAgtgtaaatactttaaaaaaatacaattttaatttgcctCTATTGCAATCAATCTTAGCAAGTTTTAGTAGATTATCAAAGTTTTtgtaagttgtataaaatattatttataagttataatttataagttatatttataattgtaactttttctGATTTCAAACTTTTTACTTTCATCTTCTTCTACTAGGCCAACAGGAGCAGTTCTTATCAAGTCATGTTTTGTCTTTTCAGAAAACATATGCTTGTCTTTTGTTTAATAACAATGAATGTACAAAGCtcttattaaacatattgttttatatttttaatcaagcttaaatattaaatttgattagtTTAATCTTTAACCCTTATCCAATCATTTACAACATTCAGGGAATGGGATAGGAGACAGATGACACTTACTGAAAAATTTAGAagattgaaaattgaaatttaaatatcttgtGAGCGCCACACAGTATTTAGTATTAaggtgaatgaatgaatgaatgaattgatttatttcccaaatatatgtacaatattacaatccaaactttacaattaacttctaaaaaatttttattacattaccgaacgtagtttgaaatgagaacaaagaataaatatcataagaaataaccatcaaaaaataaacatcataaaaatagcatcatgtataaacattgtcctcgggaaatgagcctgcatgggctatgatgcctgtgcgcagactcgagttgctcacgcctgaagaaataacggactggatatacattaaaaaaaatgaatataaaatataatacaaaataatacactattatataccacatacacacgtgaatctggaatgaatatattaaaaggaaaagaccgtgtaattttaatatgtacctgttttaaagaattgaatattattaattttaaaaacatttacatattagcaacaagggtaaataagcagggtcaccgcagattataatggggtagtagtgataatgaataatgaataatgattggataggagtggtggctgttcacatgtcaaactgtccgcccgtagttcgtagacaacactgcctcggcctcctcaatagacaatgataatatccactggttaactttccttttaaagataattgtagaaatttcattgaaaaaactaaaattaggaaactgtttacttatattaataaaaagcacgtgggctagatagtatgagttggtgtttgaataagatttagttacttgcagtggtagaattcctgttgatctagaataacgtgtgttatgggtgtgttgagttctttcaaataaatcatctaaatttttatacatgtgtattaaaagaaattttataaaaagttgtcttattgtaaaaattttagtttcttgaaataaaatggatgttgaaaatctatgacattttttaaaagctactttcaaaattgatttctgaaccgtaaacagaggatcaagatttgatttataagctgccccccaagaaatgatcccaaatgcaaaaagagattgcacttatgcataatataccattttcatttcttgaacagcaAGAATAACCCTAAGAttcttaaaggcaaagatatactttcgggtcttttgtttgagatattcaatatgatctgaccatttcaaacggaaatctataataacgccaagatatttatacgagtttattttttcgattgcttcGCAATTACAGGTACTGTTACTAtgatttccacaattatgtatgatcagattttctaagacataatccgactgaggattcaaagagattggcataaattttgttttagttatatttaaggaaaggacattctgatcaaaccactttttcagtaacattaaatcacttaatgcttctcgtctcacatccgcccatatatttccttttagaaaaataagtgtgtcgtcagcaaataatgttattttcccgtttaaatttagcttggcaatattgtttatatataataagaacagaattggcccaagtgtactcccttgaactacaccgtagtctacattaattgcatcgctactaacattacaaattgagacatattgttttctattggtaaaataactcTGGAACCAAGTAAGGGCGATGCCCCTAACgcctaattgttctaatttatttattaacttatttctatcaacagagtcaaaggcttttttgaggtctaaaaagattagcattgattttttttttgtttttctgagattgcattatttaattctttatttaaatcaaacaataaagaaTTCTAGTAAAGGTCTATTctagttcaaatataattaaatctgaAATACTTATTATGTGGGAGGTATTGAACGTCTGGCTGAATAGCATAATTagattgatataataatatataatttcacaaCTAAATATTGTACTAGAAAAAATTGATGATTTACTTTATTATGATTTCTTGTTTAGTAGAACAATTAAAGTTCTCTTTGATTCAGTTATTTGAATCAAACACAATTCAATTACTATAGAAATTTAGAATGTTTTGTATTCCGtgtatatattactgttttagtaattaactattgattttagaaataatcaattttactttctaaaatagTAATGTTAGGCTTAggcttacaaaattattttttgtagtttttcaaaGATCTGATGGTTGTAATGTAATAGTGGCTGGCAAGTTGAAATCACTTCCTAGCTTTTCTTAATGGGAGCGGAATGTTACGTGGGTTTTGACGGTGTGGTGAGGGGAAGGGAGTTGGAGAGCTACACCAACTCTGTTCCATTGTGAGAAATAGCTTATTTGATGAGAAATTTGACTTTGATTGAAccgtaaaaatgaaaaaaatatgtgttatattatGTACTACCTGTTACTATTTCTAAATGttcctttataaatataaatttagaattcaaaacatttttaatatacttcttaaaaatgtttttctatagatacaatattatgtaatttttaaaatataaatcattttgtaatttaaaatcagttgaaatttttaagaatagaCAGATGAATATATTTTGCTATAGTTTGAAACTACTCCTTAATCAGTGACTAACAATTTCACAGCAAATATAGTTAGTTGTTCCTGTGTTGAAGTAATTTGACTGAACAAAATTTGGTGTATAGGTTGCACAAGTGCTGGGCCTCATTTTAACCCAGACAATAAGGACCATGGGGCCCCAGAGGATGCAGTGCGTCATGTAGGAGATCTTGGCAATATTACTGCTGATGATAAGGGTAATGCCAAAGTCAACATCACTGATGGTATAATTTCACTATCTGGACCCTTGAGTGTACTTGGAAGAACTGTTGTGGTAAGAATCtgatattacaaaacaaacataagaggtatgttcaaaaagttacaggaagtttcaaaaaatatatactcgtCTACAATAATGTTGTTGCCTTCAAAATAGTCCCTATTAGATATTATGCACTTGTGCCAGCGCTTCTTCTTATCTTTGAAACACTTCTAAAACTCGCTCTTTCGCACAGCCTTTAGTTCTTTCATCTTTTTAGCTCTTTAATGTCATCTATGCTTGCAAAACGGTTGCCCTTTaaggttttctttatttttgaaaataatataaagttacacGGAGCTATGACTGGAGAATGTGGAATATAGGTCATCGTTACAGTACTGTTTTTGGCCAAAATTTTATGAACAAGGAATGTATTGTGAGCAGGTGCATTGTCATGGATAAAAAAAACCATGAATTTTCTTACCAAAAAtcctggtttttttttattttttcatgcaaACGGTGTTGAACTTGCAGGTAGTATTCCTTATTGACCTTTgaccttgtggcaagaattcatgatgcaTTATGGCATTAAAATCAAAGAACACTGAGAATAACCTTCTCGTTCAACTGCACTCGTTGAGACTTTTTCATTCTTGGCgatccagaatgcctccactgAGATGATTGAGCCATAGTTTCTATGCCATATCCATAAACCTATGTTTCATCACGTCATAACACGTTTCAGTAATTCTGCATCGTCGTTATCATCATTTAGTGACTCCTGAGCAACTTCCATtcatgttttgttcaaaattcaacaattttggaTTAAATTTTGCTGCCACACATTTC
Above is a genomic segment from Homalodisca vitripennis isolate AUS2020 unplaced genomic scaffold, UT_GWSS_2.1 ScUCBcl_4493;HRSCAF=10690, whole genome shotgun sequence containing:
- the LOC124372979 gene encoding superoxide dismutase [Cu-Zn]-like: MVIKAVCVLAGEKVKGTIHFEQSGNGEPVKVFGEVSGLDKGLHGFHVHEFGDNTNGCTSAGPHFNPDNKDHGAPEDAVRHVGDLGNITADDKGNAKVNITDGIISLSGPLSVLGRTVVVRI